The genomic stretch AGCTGCCCCTGACTCCCCGGCCCGCCACCGCCTCGAAGCCTTCCACGGCAGGCAGCTGCGGATCCTGGAGCTGGGGACGGACGTAGGCCACGATCGCCTCGGCCAGCGGATGCTCCGAGCGCTCCTCCAGGGCCGCCACGGCGGCCAGCAGGACCTGGGCCGGCAGCTGGGCAGCGCCGAGGCGCTCGAAATCGGTGACCTGCGGCTGGCCGCGGGTGAGGGTGCCGGTCTTGTCGAGGACGATGGTGCGTAGCCCGCCGGCGGTCTCGAGCGCCTCGGCGCTGCGGAAGATCAGCCCGTTCTCCGCCCCCTTGCCCGAGGCCACCATGATCGAGGTGGGGGTGGCCAGGCCGAGGGCGCAGGGGCAGGCGATCACCAGGACACTCACCAGGAAGAGCATCGCCAGCACCGGGTTGCCGCTGATCAGGAACCAGACCACGAAGGCCGCGATGGCCAGGGCGATCACCACCGGCACGAACCAGCCCACCACCTGATCGGCCAGCCGCTGCACCCTGGTGCGCGAGCTCTGGGCCTCGCGCACCAGGTCCACGATCTGGGCGAGCACGGTGTCGGCGCCGACACGGCTGACGCGGAAGGTGAAGCTGCCGCTGCGATTCATCGAAGCACCGATCACGTCGTCGCCGGGGCCCTTCTCCACCGGGGTCGGCTCGCCGGTGAGCATGGATTCCTCCACCCAGGAGCGGCCCTCCACCACCACCCCATCCACGGGCAGCTTCTCGCCTGGGCGCACCTGCACCAGATCGCCAACGACCACCAGGGCCACGGGGATCTCCTGCACGGCACCAGCGCGCAGCACCCGGGCCGTGGGGGGCTGCAACTGCAGCAGCCGCCGGATCGCCTCCGACGTCTGGCCGCGGGCGCGGGCCTCCAGCAGCCGGCCCAGCAGCACCAGGGTGAGGATCACCGCGGCGGACTCGTAATACACATCGGCCGGAAGGCCTTCGGCGATCAGCACCTGAGGGAACACGGTGGTGAACAGCGAGGTGAGCCAGGCAATGCCGGTGCCGGCGGCCACCAGGGTGTTCATGTCGGCGCTGTGCTGACGGAAGGCGGTCCAGGCACCGGTGAAGAAGTCACGACCACACCAGAACAGCACCGGCGTGGTGAGCAGCAGCTGGGTCCAGGGGCTGGTGAACCAGCCCGGCAGGAACGGCAGGGCATGGACCCCGAGCATGTGCGGCAGGCTGGCGAGCATCACCAGAGTGGTGAGCACAGCCGCCACACTCACCTTGCGGCGCAGGAGGGTGAGTTCCTCAGCCAGTTCCCGCTCCATCCCAGACGGCGATCCGGCCGGCTCATCGGTCTGGCAGCAGGAGGGGCCGGAGGATGGTGCATGCATCAGGAACCTGTCATCAGGGGCCGGGCCATCGCGATGGGCGATGAGTTCAACCTATGGGGTCCAGCCCACTGGAGGGTCAAGCCCCCGTCGCCGGGCCTTCGCCGGGGAGCGCCACCGGCTGGCCCGAATCTCCACCTCCGAAGGGGTCCCAACCGGAGCCGGTCTGGCCACCATGAAGGAAGACGATCGCGCCAGGACACCTCAGCAAATGGCCCATCCCCCCCATGCCTGCCGTCGCCCGCGCCCCCGGATCGCACGACTGGTCGCGGCAGGCTGCCTCCTCACCCTGCTGAGTCCGCTGACAGCGATGCCACCAGCCCTCAGCCAGGGCTGGGGTGGCCCGTGGGGTCCGGGGCGCATGGGGATGGGCTACTCGGATCAGCACTTCATCGTGCGCATGATTCCCCATCACGACGGGGCCATCGCCATGGCGGACCTGGCCCTCACCCAGGCACGCCGGCCTGAGATCAAGGCCCTGGCGCGCAGCATCAAGGACAGCCAGACGCAGGAGAACGCGCAGATGCGCGCCTGGTATCGCAAGTGGTACGGGCAGGACGTTCCCACCTGGGCACTGGGTGCCGGCTGGGGCTGGCAGGGAGGCATGGGCGGCCCGATGGGGATGGGTGGTGGTGGCCTGGGGATGCACGGCGGCACCAACCTGACCGCCCTGCGCCAGGCCGCCGACTTCGATCGCGCCTTCATCGAGCAGATGATTCCCCACCACCAGATGGGCGTGATGATGGCCTCGATGGCCCAGATCAATTCACAGCACCCCGAGCTGCGTGCGCTGCAGGAGTCGATGGTGCGGGTGCAGAGCGAGGAGATCCGCCAGATGGAGCAGTGGTACCGCAGCTGGTACTGAGCCGCCATGACCGCCCCGCTGGACACCCTG from Synechococcus sp. CBW1107 encodes the following:
- a CDS encoding copper-translocating P-type ATPase, with amino-acid sequence MHAPSSGPSCCQTDEPAGSPSGMERELAEELTLLRRKVSVAAVLTTLVMLASLPHMLGVHALPFLPGWFTSPWTQLLLTTPVLFWCGRDFFTGAWTAFRQHSADMNTLVAAGTGIAWLTSLFTTVFPQVLIAEGLPADVYYESAAVILTLVLLGRLLEARARGQTSEAIRRLLQLQPPTARVLRAGAVQEIPVALVVVGDLVQVRPGEKLPVDGVVVEGRSWVEESMLTGEPTPVEKGPGDDVIGASMNRSGSFTFRVSRVGADTVLAQIVDLVREAQSSRTRVQRLADQVVGWFVPVVIALAIAAFVVWFLISGNPVLAMLFLVSVLVIACPCALGLATPTSIMVASGKGAENGLIFRSAEALETAGGLRTIVLDKTGTLTRGQPQVTDFERLGAAQLPAQVLLAAVAALEERSEHPLAEAIVAYVRPQLQDPQLPAVEGFEAVAGRGVRGSSGGLDMLVGTPRWLSELGFDTSSLEPLAARLEGAACSVAAVAVNGRIEACFGIADPLKPGAAAAVAALRRLGLQVVMLSGDAHRTAEVVAAQLGIERVIAEVRPADKAAVIRRLQDQGEGPVAMVGDGINDAPALAAADVGLAMGTGTDVAIAASDITLISGNLAGVPAAIELSRHTMANIRQNLIFAFAYNVAGLPIAAGLLFPLTGWLLSPMIAGGAMAFSSVSVVSNALRLRRFRPTPLPVAAS
- a CDS encoding DUF305 domain-containing protein, producing the protein MSSTYGVQPTGGSSPRRRAFAGERHRLARISTSEGVPTGAGLATMKEDDRARTPQQMAHPPHACRRPRPRIARLVAAGCLLTLLSPLTAMPPALSQGWGGPWGPGRMGMGYSDQHFIVRMIPHHDGAIAMADLALTQARRPEIKALARSIKDSQTQENAQMRAWYRKWYGQDVPTWALGAGWGWQGGMGGPMGMGGGGLGMHGGTNLTALRQAADFDRAFIEQMIPHHQMGVMMASMAQINSQHPELRALQESMVRVQSEEIRQMEQWYRSWY